TATACTGATACCAATGTAACTTAATTGGCATATGTTCCCTGATTGCCTAGGAAATATAGTATTTCAACTAGTCCACTTTTTTCAGAACTTGCAGTGTACTTTATGGGATTACAAAGTCGTTTAAACGGGACCTTTTAAGATATAAACTCTGAAATATTACTCTGCTTTATCAACCTTAACCAAGTTATTACGTATGTAAACTCATTTAGAGCAAATGTTcttcagtttaaaaaaagtgcttgggatattatttaataaatatacattttcatgTGCTTGAAGAGAGCTAAGAAACCGGCAAATAGATAGCAgttgttgtattgtatattaaaacCGGAATTATGGTTATTGAAATATAGTCTGTTAGGCAGATCCTCTTCTTATTTTTCTTGTATGATTTTTAAATTGATTGCTAGAATTTCAAAGCTATTACAGTGAATATAGCTGCATTGTGTATAATATAGGTATTTTGAAACTTTCTAGGACTTTGAGTAGGTAACTGAATTCCGAAAACAATATTTCCTTCTTCAAGTTGTAATGGGATATGCGTTATTGGCCTTTGGTCTATAAGGCAACATTATAAAAGTATtccaaattttccaaaaaatcgtatttaaatGGTAGGTCATAAAAAGATCCATGTATCGGTCACCGGCTTTGTGATCGTTAGCCGTGTTGCCAGTATTTGTTTAAAGCTATCCAATCCTATAATTATGTGTACTAAGCCTCTCCCggtttaaatgcaaaaaatctCTTCGAGTACTCGATGTTGACTACCGAGTTGTCAATGAGAAgaggaaacttttttacatacataggttacgttattttttatcataaatattttcctGATAAGGGATACTCTGTATACTTTATGGAtcataaaatgtttctatttttattgGTATTAGCAATTCTACATGCAGTTCTATATGACTTtggatttgaaatatttcatactgctttgcaattttattacataaaaatcAAGTGCTTTTTTTTACTCATCAGTATATTATAGTCATGAATATAACCATACATATAATCGCAATAATGAGTTTAAATAAAAAGGTTTGAGAAATCAATTCttaaacatttatatacttCTCATTTTACAGACCGATATCGATGTCTCCGCAATTAGAGAATGCTTAAGTTACCAAAAGgcttaaaaaagaaaaagaagaagtcGAAAAAGGACCAAGAACTCTTCACCGAAGAGGAGCTCGAACAATATAAGCGCGAGTTAAAAGCTAAGCAGGAGGCAGCAGCTGCTAAATCGGACGCTGGTGAATCGGACGCAGCATCAGACGTTGAGGGTTTAGCACCAACTGCAGCATCCACTTCCACCACAGCTCCTGCGCATACTGAAACAACTGAGTCTAACGCGGATACTAGCGCTAACGGCGGCGCAGCGCCTGCCGCAGCTACAAAGAGTGCCGAACAGAACGAAGAGTGGGCCAAGTTTAAGGCGCTTACATCGGGAGTCGATTCTATTTTACATAAAACTCAAGACGAGTTAGATCGTATTAAGAAAGAGTCTTTCTATCAACGTTTACCGTCAGCGGCAGAGAAAAAACGACTCGAAGAAGAAGAAGCTGCACGTCGTGAAGCGGAACGTTTAGAAGAAGAACGTCGTAAAGCAGCTGAATTTGAGGCACAGCGTGACAAATTAGCCGAAGCTGTAGTTGAACTCTCCGAATCGGAAGGGGAACAAGACGAGGAGGTCGATGACATCTTCGCTACTGACTATATAGAAGCGATAACTAGAGGAGAAGTACAATTAGCTGTTGTACCTGAGTCGCCGGTATTAGAATTTGACGACGGTCCTGATCCTTTCGATACAGCATATGCAGAAAAAGTTATTGTTGGCGCAGATAAGGCTAAAGGTAATAAGAAACTCGTCAGTCTTGGTGCGGCGGTTGAAGTCCTCTCCGGACGTGTCGATCGTGAGCACGCACTTGCCCTTGCGAAACCGAAGCGTAAGCTACGAAAAGGTATACAGAACTTGTTGCTGAGCGAGAGTATTGATCTTGCCGATCAGGAAGTTGAAATAGTTGCTGCCGAACCACAGAAAAATTTACTTGACGAGCTTGTGGATGATGTACCACAGTCAGATGCACCAATAGATTTAAGTGTTTCATTACATTTGCATTTGATACAACATAAAAAACCAGAAGAAGAAGAGGAGGAGGAGGCGGAAAACGACACCGGTTTACCGGATTTGTCAGAATTCGATGCACTTAAagacgatgatgatgatgagttTGCTGAATTAGCAGCCGAATCGTTAACTAAAAAAGAAGAAGTAAAAGTTATAACTCAGATACCACTTCCTCAAGCCGAAGTACTTTCGGAAGTTGTAGACGCAGATTGGGCAGAATTTGAACAAGTACCCGAAGAGGAAGCAACAAGTGAAGACAAaggtattttacaaaattaaaagaatttattttccatttttccaTAAACACATTCTACTTACATTTCTAGCTAAACCAGCACGTCCTCCACCACCAGCTAGACCTGCCTCTGGGCCGCACTTAGTTACAGGTGCCATATACATAAGTGACGACGAAGAAGACTACGCCGCTGACGATCCATTCAATACTGCATATGCTGAGCAAGTCATCAAAAAGACTACCGTACTAGAAGAAGACGACGACTTTGATCCACGTGCCGAAGAAAAATCTGCACCGCCTGTTAAACCACCACCACCAGCTGTAAACTTATTATCACAACCAACCCGTGATTTGTTGGGTGGCAGCGCTACTGATTTGTCTAAAGTTGGTCCCGCTCCCATAGCACCTACACAGGAGGTTGAGGAAGACCCTGCTGATTTTGATCCGTTCGATACCTCTGCAGTCAGTGCAATCGTTCAACCCAAGGCGACGGAACTAAAGTTCTTGGAGCGTGAACTCCTACCTGAAAGTAATCTTAAGCATTCACTTAGTGATCCAGACTTTGATCCACGTGCAGACGAGCCGGCACCCACTCCAACAAGGGTTGTAGTAGCGCCATCTCGTCCGGCCGCACCACCTGtgcaaattcaaaataataatccGACTATTGATTTTGATACTGCACGACGCAAGTCTTCCCTAAGTTTGAATATCCAATCAAAAAGTGTTGGCTTCTTGGTATCTTCACAAGATTTGCTCGGTGCCGCGAATGACGGTCACGGTAACAAGAAACCATTGACACCTTATTACGCACCGACTGGATCCAAAGAAACAATTAGTGAAAAGGAGGCAGAAGATCCATTCGACACCTCATACGTACCAGAAGCAAAACCCAGTGAGGTTGAACTGAAGCATCTCGAAGAAGATTtactaacaaaaaacacactaaAACATAGTCTATCCGATCCCGATTTCGATCCACGTGCGCCACCCACACCTGTACCAGCAGAAGAGCTATTAGCAGTAAAAGAAGACATAAAGGCCAAGGTACTGACGCCGTCTCAAGAGAGTAAAGATCTAACAGACGACGCTGTTGAGTATATAGACCCGTTTGACACATCTATTGCTTCTAATTTGCAACCAGGCAGAGCAGAGCTAAAACTTTTGGAGAGTGAATTGCTACCTCCTACAGTTCCACAAATCACGACTGGTGTGCTTGATACACAGACAGACGCACAAGAACTCGGTCTAGGCGACAAGGTGTTAACACCTTCGGTACCTGTAAAACAAATTACACTTCCCGAAGAAGTTGACCCGTTTGATACTTCAATTGCGGAGAATTTGGCACCAGGCGCAACCGAAATTAAGTTATTGGAGAGTGAATTAATTGAGCGTTAAATTTAATAGTCCGGTTGATTATAAAACTACTATAAACCATAATGGCAAACCCATTTTTGATGGATGATGACTTGGAGGGCGTTGACGCCGACCCCACAGCGAACCCTTTCTTCACAAAAGTCGATGCTGAAGAGGGTGTAGTAGAAACAGAAAATCCTTTCTCAGGACAATCGAATCCATTTGCATTTGGCGATGAACCTGATGACGCTCCAGCACCTGCATCGGATATTGATCCTGCAATGAGCTTCTTTGGCACAACTATTGAGGCGGAAGATGATGCACTTAGCATTAAGTCTACAGTTGAAGAAGATGATGAAACTTCTAAACGAGGTCCACCACCAAGACCAGTGCCACCACAAACGCAAGAACTCATTAATACAGTTTCTAACCAAATGGAGGAGACAAGCTCCGAGTTACTCGGCCGAATACCTGCTACTCGTTCTCCCAGTCCTGTTTCAATGCGTGACTTACATTCACCCAGTCCTACACCGGATTCTGGCTTGGCTGACTTGTTAGACGTATCAGATAGTGGTTCGTCTGGTAATATGCATGGATTCGATATGGATTTAGTCGGTAGTGGTACTAACAATAGTGCAGATAATCCTTTCGGTGTGCCAACAGCCATTCCTAGCTTACATGGTGCAACACCTATGCCTGCACCAGCAAAGCAGCAACCTCCGCGACCACCACCACCACGTCCAGTACCACCAAGGCCGTCACCACCAAATGGTATACCAGCACAACGCAATCAACCGCCTCCACGACCAACTCCCCCAGCTCCAGAGCC
The sequence above is drawn from the Bactrocera oleae isolate idBacOlea1 chromosome 5, idBacOlea1, whole genome shotgun sequence genome and encodes:
- the stnA gene encoding protein stoned-A is translated as MLKLPKGLKKKKKKSKKDQELFTEEELEQYKRELKAKQEAAAAKSDAGESDAASDVEGLAPTAASTSTTAPAHTETTESNADTSANGGAAPAAATKSAEQNEEWAKFKALTSGVDSILHKTQDELDRIKKESFYQRLPSAAEKKRLEEEEAARREAERLEEERRKAAEFEAQRDKLAEAVVELSESEGEQDEEVDDIFATDYIEAITRGEVQLAVVPESPVLEFDDGPDPFDTAYAEKVIVGADKAKGNKKLVSLGAAVEVLSGRVDREHALALAKPKRKLRKGIQNLLLSESIDLADQEVEIVAAEPQKNLLDELVDDVPQSDAPIDLSVSLHLHLIQHKKPEEEEEEEAENDTGLPDLSEFDALKDDDDDEFAELAAESLTKKEEVKVITQIPLPQAEVLSEVVDADWAEFEQVPEEEATSEDKAKPARPPPPARPASGPHLVTGAIYISDDEEDYAADDPFNTAYAEQVIKKTTVLEEDDDFDPRAEEKSAPPVKPPPPAVNLLSQPTRDLLGGSATDLSKVGPAPIAPTQEVEEDPADFDPFDTSAVSAIVQPKATELKFLERELLPESNLKHSLSDPDFDPRADEPAPTPTRVVVAPSRPAAPPVQIQNNNPTIDFDTARRKSSLSLNIQSKSVGFLVSSQDLLGAANDGHGNKKPLTPYYAPTGSKETISEKEAEDPFDTSYVPEAKPSEVELKHLEEDLLTKNTLKHSLSDPDFDPRAPPTPVPAEELLAVKEDIKAKVLTPSQESKDLTDDAVEYIDPFDTSIASNLQPGRAELKLLESELLPPTVPQITTGVLDTQTDAQELGLGDKVLTPSVPVKQITLPEEVDPFDTSIAENLAPGATEIKLLESELIER